In one Streptomyces sp. NBC_00597 genomic region, the following are encoded:
- a CDS encoding ABC transporter ATP-binding protein, producing MSGPGGRMMMGPAERSLDFKGSGKRLLSQIAHDRVKLWGMVAAAVGSVACSVVGPKILGQATDLVFAGIVGRQMPAGITKQQSLDGLRAKGQGGMADMLSGTDFTPGEGIDFGAVGVVAIWALVVFTLAGLLMLVATRLSNHIMNGTVYRMREELQAKLSRLPLSYFDRHKRGEVLSRATNDIDNIGQTLQQTMGQLLNSLLTIVGVLAMMFWISPLLALVALVTIPVSVFVAAKIGKKSQPQFVAQWKSTGALNAHIEEMYSGHTLVKVFGRQKESAAIFAEHNEALYRASFKAQLVSGIMQPVMFFISNINYVLVAVVGGLRVASGNLSIGDVQAFIQYSRQFSMPLTQVASMANLVQSGVASAERVYELLDAQEQEPDAEVPERPEQVRGQVTLDKVAFRYEPDKPLIENLSLTVEPGHTVAIVGPTGAGKTTLVNLLMRFYEVTGGEIALDGVDIAKMTREELRGSIGMVLQDTWLFGGTIAENIAYGAAREVTRAEIEEAARAAHADRFVRTLPDGYDTVLDDEGAGVSAGEKQLITIARAFLSDPVILVLDEATSSVDTRTEVLIQKAMARLAHGRTSFVIAHRLSTIRDADVILVMENGSIVEQGTHEELLEAEGAYARLYAAQFAQAVAEVD from the coding sequence ATGAGCGGGCCCGGAGGACGGATGATGATGGGGCCGGCCGAGCGGTCCCTGGATTTCAAGGGCTCGGGCAAACGGCTGCTGAGCCAGATCGCGCACGACCGGGTCAAGCTGTGGGGCATGGTCGCCGCCGCCGTCGGCAGCGTCGCCTGTTCGGTCGTCGGCCCGAAGATCCTGGGCCAGGCCACCGACCTGGTGTTCGCGGGGATCGTCGGCCGTCAGATGCCGGCCGGGATCACCAAGCAGCAGTCGCTGGACGGGCTGCGCGCCAAGGGCCAGGGCGGGATGGCGGACATGCTGTCCGGCACCGACTTCACCCCCGGCGAGGGCATCGACTTCGGTGCCGTCGGCGTCGTGGCGATCTGGGCGCTGGTGGTGTTCACCCTCGCCGGCCTGTTGATGCTGGTCGCGACGCGGCTGTCGAACCACATCATGAACGGCACCGTGTACCGGATGCGCGAGGAGCTCCAGGCCAAGCTGTCGCGGCTGCCGCTGTCGTACTTCGACCGGCACAAGCGCGGCGAAGTGCTCAGCCGGGCCACCAACGACATCGACAACATCGGGCAGACGCTCCAGCAGACGATGGGCCAACTGCTCAACTCGCTGCTGACGATCGTCGGCGTGCTGGCGATGATGTTCTGGATCTCCCCGCTGCTGGCGCTGGTCGCGCTGGTGACGATCCCGGTGTCGGTCTTCGTCGCGGCGAAGATCGGCAAGAAGTCGCAGCCGCAGTTCGTGGCGCAGTGGAAGTCGACGGGCGCGCTCAACGCGCACATCGAGGAGATGTACTCGGGCCACACGCTGGTCAAGGTCTTCGGCCGTCAGAAGGAGTCCGCGGCCATCTTCGCCGAGCACAACGAGGCGCTGTACCGGGCCTCGTTCAAGGCGCAGCTGGTCAGCGGGATCATGCAGCCGGTGATGTTCTTCATCTCGAACATCAACTACGTGCTGGTGGCGGTCGTCGGCGGTCTGCGGGTGGCCTCGGGCAACCTGTCGATCGGTGACGTGCAGGCCTTCATCCAGTACTCGCGCCAGTTCTCGATGCCGCTGACGCAGGTCGCGTCGATGGCGAACCTCGTACAGTCCGGTGTCGCCTCGGCGGAGCGGGTGTACGAGCTGCTCGACGCGCAGGAGCAGGAGCCGGACGCGGAGGTCCCGGAGCGGCCGGAGCAGGTCCGCGGCCAGGTCACGCTCGACAAGGTGGCCTTCCGCTACGAGCCGGACAAGCCGCTCATCGAGAACCTGTCGCTGACCGTCGAGCCCGGCCACACGGTCGCGATCGTCGGCCCGACCGGCGCGGGCAAGACCACCCTCGTCAACCTGCTGATGCGGTTCTACGAGGTCACGGGCGGCGAGATCGCCCTCGACGGGGTGGACATCGCCAAGATGACCCGCGAGGAACTGCGCGGCAGCATCGGCATGGTGCTCCAGGACACCTGGCTGTTCGGCGGGACCATCGCAGAGAACATCGCCTACGGTGCGGCCCGCGAGGTCACCCGCGCCGAGATCGAGGAGGCGGCGCGGGCCGCCCACGCGGACCGGTTCGTCCGCACCCTGCCCGACGGCTACGACACCGTGCTGGACGACGAGGGCGCGGGCGTCAGCGCGGGCGAGAAGCAGCTGATCACCATTGCCCGGGCGTTCCTGTCGGACCCGGTGATCCTGGTGCTCGACGAGGCAACGAGCTCGGTGGACACCCGTACCGAGGTGCTGATCCAGAAGGCGATGGCGCGCCTCGCGCACGGCCGTACGTCCTTCGTGATCGCGCACCGACTGTCCACGATCCGCGATGCGGACGTGATCCTGGTGATGGAGAACGGCTCGATCGTGGAGCAGGGCACCCACGAGGAGCTGCTGGAGGCGGAGGGCGCGTACGCGCGGCTGTACGCGGCGCAGTTCGCGCAGGCGGTGGCCGAGGTCGACTAG
- a CDS encoding RNA polymerase sigma factor, translating to MSYSTLRCGAPVLGALEVAPVQTQILTVNVSPPVHDAEATAGEEPEVDAVDDEPEEPEVLELIEPAPEPRRRADSGGAGPSADLFRQYLREIGRIPLLSAAEEVELARRVEAGLFAEEKLGGSPDLDLRLALDLDKLVVMGRMAKRRLIESNLRLVVSVAKRYVGRGLTMLDLVQEGNLGLIRAVEKFDYARGYKFSTYATWWIRQAMSRALADQARTIRVPVHVVELINRVVRVQRRMLQERGYEPTAEEVAVHLELTPERVLEVLRLAQEPVSLHAPVGEEDDVALGDLIEDGDAASPMESAAFFLLREHLEAVLSTLGERERKVVQLRYGLADGRPRTLEEIGRIFGVTRERIRQIESKTLNKLRDHAFADQLRGYLD from the coding sequence GTGTCGTACTCCACACTGAGGTGCGGTGCCCCCGTCCTCGGAGCCCTGGAGGTCGCCCCCGTGCAGACCCAGATCCTGACCGTCAACGTGAGCCCGCCCGTGCACGACGCCGAGGCCACTGCGGGTGAAGAGCCCGAGGTCGACGCCGTGGACGACGAGCCCGAAGAGCCCGAGGTGCTGGAGCTGATCGAGCCGGCGCCCGAGCCGCGCCGGCGCGCGGACAGCGGCGGAGCGGGCCCTTCCGCCGACCTGTTCCGGCAGTACCTGCGCGAGATAGGCAGGATCCCGCTGCTCTCCGCCGCCGAGGAGGTCGAGCTCGCGCGCCGCGTCGAAGCCGGCCTGTTCGCCGAGGAGAAGCTGGGCGGCAGTCCCGACCTCGATCTGCGGCTCGCCCTCGACCTCGACAAGCTCGTCGTCATGGGGCGGATGGCCAAGAGGCGCCTCATCGAGTCCAACCTGCGGCTCGTCGTCTCCGTCGCCAAGCGCTACGTGGGCCGCGGGCTGACCATGCTCGACCTCGTGCAGGAGGGGAACCTCGGGCTCATCCGGGCCGTTGAGAAGTTCGACTACGCCCGCGGGTACAAGTTCTCCACCTACGCCACCTGGTGGATCCGGCAGGCCATGTCGCGGGCCCTCGCCGACCAGGCCCGCACCATCCGCGTGCCCGTCCATGTCGTCGAGCTGATCAACCGCGTCGTGCGCGTCCAGCGCCGCATGCTCCAGGAACGCGGGTACGAACCCACCGCCGAAGAGGTCGCCGTTCATCTGGAGCTGACGCCCGAGCGCGTCCTGGAGGTGCTGCGCCTCGCCCAGGAGCCGGTCTCGCTCCACGCGCCCGTCGGTGAGGAGGACGACGTCGCCCTCGGCGACCTGATCGAGGACGGGGACGCCGCCTCGCCCATGGAGTCCGCCGCGTTCTTCCTGCTCCGCGAACACCTGGAAGCCGTCCTGTCGACCCTCGGCGAGCGCGAGCGCAAGGTCGTCCAGCTGCGCTACGGCCTGGCCGACGGCAGGCCCCGCACGCTGGAGGAGATCGGGCGGATCTTCGGCGTTACGCGCGAGCGGATCCGCCAGATCGAGTCCAAGACGCTCAACAAGCTGCGTGACCACGCCTTCGCCGACCAGCTCCGCGGCTACCTGGACTGA